In the Quercus lobata isolate SW786 chromosome 5, ValleyOak3.0 Primary Assembly, whole genome shotgun sequence genome, one interval contains:
- the LOC115990902 gene encoding uncharacterized protein LOC115990902, protein MVESGMYAMRPEIEISGFSSSHQTEEEQLDFLEINLPNYDPGLPVCPFCSLPVFPSTLAELNDFKEEIPAIFLKYELPPRNSSETDEEWSFLDFLEKIPPAKVTWEFDNMNKVLHFGQYFRKIFMGIADILYSYHKSNLFSGDVIGRMRIHNDLRITHPYTPANTSHNDYSDGKSRKKKKDLDGRKVDIIHFRWLVAKELSKDLSSNLHQLQPKLFSFKG, encoded by the exons ATGGTAGAGAGTGGCATGTATGCAATGAGACCAGAAATTGAAATTTCGGGCTTTTCATCATCCCACCAAACTGAAGAAGAGCAGCTTGATTTCCTCGAAATTAATCTACCTAATTATGATCCTG GATTGCCAGTTTGTCCCTTCTGCTCACTGCCTGTCTTTCCTAGCACTCTTGCGGAGCTAAACGATTTCAAGGAAGAGATCCCTgccatatttttaaaatacgaGTTGCCTCCACGCAATTCATCTGAGACAGATGAAGAATGG AGTTTCTTAGATTTCTTGGAGAAAATTCCGCCTGCCAAAGTTACATGGGAATTCGATAATATGAATAAAGTACTCCACTTTGGGCAATATTTTCGAAAAATATTTATGGGTATTGCGGACATTCTGTACTCATATCATAAGAGTAATTTATTTTCCGGTGATGTCATTGGTCGAATGAGGATTCATAATGACCTACGCATTACCCACCCCTATACACCCGCCAACACCAGTCATAACGATTATTCAGATGggaaatcaagaaaaaagaaaaaagatttagaTGGGAGAAAAGTAGATATCATTCACTTCCGGTGGCTTGTTGCAAAG GAATTGAGCAAGGACTTATCCAGCAATCTGCATCAACTTCAGCCAAAGTTATTCTCATTCAAAggatag